A window from Primulina eburnea isolate SZY01 chromosome 2, ASM2296580v1, whole genome shotgun sequence encodes these proteins:
- the LOC140823964 gene encoding uncharacterized protein yields the protein MREAESMKRKIVPHLNSLLKRGKLASSAIGKVLQHCHQLYYSNLTCRSEEVNLSFVTRGEYEFSCSNSPAYPSYSISKPRNRRNKRGLLLKCNHRQIEQIVYNSVVVASPSMMRLPGFGHSPEVRQLRVTDSPFSVKDTGEDDQVDMDAEEFIQRFYKELEKQRLSSWL from the coding sequence ATGAGGGAAGCCGAATCCATGAAGAGGAAAATAGTGCCCCACCTCAACTCGTTGCTAAAGAGAGGAAAACTAGCAAGCTCCGCCATAGGCAAAGTGCTACAACACTGCCACCAGTTATACTACTCCAATCTCACGTGTCGATCCGAGGAGGTGAACTTGTCGTTTGTGACCCGCGGAGAATACGAGTTCAGCTGTAGCAACAGTCCCGCATATCCCTCTTACTCCATATCTAAACCAAGAAATCGAAGGAACAAACGCGGCCTCCTCCTCAAATGCAATCACCGCCAAATCGAACAAATTGTTTATAACAGTGTCGTGGTAGCATCTCCATCAATGATGAGGTTACCGGGGTTCGGACATAGCCCTGAGGTGAGGCAACTTAGGGTAACGGACTCCCCATTCTCGGTAAAAGATACGGGGGAAGATGATCAGGTCGACATGGATGCCGAGGAGTTCATCCAACGTTTCTACAAGGAATTGGAAAAACAAAGACTGAGTAGTTGGCTGTGA
- the LOC140816221 gene encoding dolichyl-diphosphooligosaccharide--protein glycosyltransferase subunit STT3A-like isoform X3, which produces MAAPENPQTSTLRYAFGNVLSIFILLLIGVLAFSIRLFSVIKYESVIHEFDPYFNYRVTQYLIKTGVYDFWNWFDDRTWYPLGRVIGGTVYPGLTLTAGALWKILNSLNIPLSVETVCVFTAPIFSAFASWAAYLLTKEVKGVGAGLTAAALLAMVPSYISRSVAGSYDNEAVAIFALIFTFYLYVKTLNTGSLFYATLNAMAYFYMVCSWGGYTFIINLIPMHVLLCIVTGRYSSRLYIAYAPLVVLGTLLASLVPVVGFNAVMTSEHFASFLVFLVIHVVALVYYVKGILTPQMFKVAVTLIVSVGLIVCVAVLAVLIALVASSPTKGWSGRSLSLLDPTYASKYIPIIASVSEHQPPTWPSYFMDINVLAFLVPAGIIACFSPLSDASSFAVLYIVTSVYFSGVMVRLMLVLAPAACIISGIALSEAFDVLTRSIKYQFHDKTENPQLNSGDTSNNSRTDEVKMEKSEDSLKERSSRKNKKKAKETEKASVISQIEQRLLVLPFEASFIAIFLLILLGAFYVVHSVWAAAEAYSAPSIVLTSRSHDGLHVFDDFREAYGWLRHNTEVDDKVASWWDYGYQTTAMANRTVIVDNNTWNNTHIATVGTAMSSPEKAAWEIFNSLDVKYVLVVFGGLVGYPSDDINKFLWMVRIGGGVFPHIKEPDYLRDGQYRIDSQATPTMLNCLMYKLSYYRFVETDGKGYDRVRHTEIGKKYFKLTHFEEVFTTHHWMVRIYKLKPPRNRIRGKTKKSKTVSSIC; this is translated from the exons ATGGCGGCGCCGGAGAACCCGCAAACGTCGACCTTACGTTACGCGTTTGGAAATGTGTTGTCGATCTTTATTCTGTTGCTCATCGGCGTTCTGGCTTTCTCGATCCGTCTCTTTTCC GTGATTAAGTACGAGAGTGTAATTCATGAATTTGATCCGTATTTCAACTATAGAGTCACTCAG TATCTTATAAAAACTGGAGTATATGACTTTTGGAATTGGTTTGATGACCGGACATG GTATCCGCTAGGGCGGGTGATTGGAGGTACTGTCTACCCAGGTCTTACATTGACTGCTGGTGCATTGTGGAA GATATTGAACTCATTGAATATCCCTTTGTCTGTGGAGACTGTCTGCGTATTCACTGCCCCTATTTTTTCAGCGTTTGCTTCTTGGGCTGCATACCTTTTGACAAAG GAAGTCAAAGGTGTTGGAGCTGGACTGACTGCTGCAGCACTTTTGGCCATG GTTCCATCATATATATCTCGGTCTGTGGCTGGAAGCTATGACAATGAAGCTGTAGCTATATTTGCTTTGATCTTCACTTTCTATCTCTATGTAAAG ACATTGAACACAGGATCTCTTTTTTATGCTACACTAAACGCAATGGCGTACTTTTACATG GTTTGCTCTTGGGGAGGGTATACATTTATTATAAATCTTATTCCAATGCATGTGCTTCTGTGCATTGTTACTGGTCGCTACTCTTCACGCCTCTATATTGCCTATGCTCCACTT GTCGTCTTGGGGACATTATTGGcatctttggttccagttgtagGTTTTAATGCTGTCATGACATCAGAGCATTTTGCATCATTTTTG GTTTTCTTAGTGATACATGTCGTAGCTCTTGTATATTACGTCAAAGGAATCCTCACTCCCCAAATGTTCAAAGTAGCTGTTACTCTAATCGTATCAGTGGGCCT GATTGTCTGTGTTGCTGTTTTAGCAGTACTAATAGCATTGGTAGCTTCCAGCCCTACAAAAGGTTGGAGCGGAAGAAGTCTGAGCCTTCTGGATCC AACATATGCAAGCAAGTACATACCAATTATAGCCAGTGTTAGCGAGCATCAACCTCCTACATGGCCGTCCTACTTTATGGATATCAACGTTTTGGCATTTTTGGTTCCAGCTGGCATTATT GCGTGCTTTTCACCGCTCTCTGATGCTAGCTCTTTCGCAGTCCTTTATATAGTTACATCAGTATATTTTTCTGGTGTCATG GTGCGCTTAATGCTTGTGCTAGCTCCAGCAGCTTGCATAATTTCTGGAATTGCTCTTTCTGAGGCTTTTGATGTTCTTACTCGATCCATTAAATATCAGTTCCATGACAAAACAGAAAACCCCCAGCTCAAT TCAGGGGATACTAGTAACAATTCACGAACTGATGAAGTGAAGATGGAGAAAAGTGAAGATTCATTAAAGGAACGATCTTCAAGAAAGAACAAGAAGAAAGCAAAAGAGACAGAGAAGGCTTCTGTCATATCCCAGATTGAACAGAGGCTTTTGGTTTTACCGTTTGAAGCTTCTTTCATTGCTATCTTCTTACTTATCTTGCTGGGTGCATTTTATGTG GTCCATTCTGTCTGGGCTGCGGCTGAGGCTTATTCTGCGCCCTCCATTGTGCTGACCTCTCGTTCTCATGATGGCCTTCACGTCTTTGATGACTTTAGAGAGGCTTATGGTTGGTTGCGCCATAACACTGAGGTGGATGATAAA GTTGCATCATGGTGGGATTATGGTTACCAAACTACTGCTATGGCTAACCGTACAGTTATTGTTGACAATAATACCTGGAACAATACTCATATTGCAACTGTTGGTACCGCCATGTCCTCTCCTGAAAAGGCAGCATGGGAAATTTTCAACTCATTGGATGTAAAATATGTTCTTGTCGTTTTTGGAG GCCTTGTTGGTTACCCAAGTGATGACATCAATAAGTTCTTGTGGATGGTTCGAATAGGAGGAGGTGTATTTCCTCACATAAAGGAACCTGATTATTTG AGAGATGGTCAGTACCGGATAGATTCTCAAGCCACTCCAACTATGCTAAACTGTCTCATGTACAAACTTTCATATTACAG GTTTGTAGAGACAGATGGAAAGGGCTATGACAGGGTGAGGCATACTGAAATTgggaaaaaatatttcaaacttaCCCACTTTGAAGAG GTATTCACCACTCACCATTGGATGGTCCGGATATACAAATTAAAACCGCCAAGGAATAGAATTCGTGGGAAGACCAAGAAATCTAAGACGGTTAGTTCAATCTGTTA
- the LOC140816221 gene encoding dolichyl-diphosphooligosaccharide--protein glycosyltransferase subunit STT3A-like isoform X1 yields the protein MAAPENPQTSTLRYAFGNVLSIFILLLIGVLAFSIRLFSVIKYESVIHEFDPYFNYRVTQYLIKTGVYDFWNWFDDRTWYPLGRVIGGTVYPGLTLTAGALWKILNSLNIPLSVETVCVFTAPIFSAFASWAAYLLTKEVKGVGAGLTAAALLAMVPSYISRSVAGSYDNEAVAIFALIFTFYLYVKTLNTGSLFYATLNAMAYFYMVCSWGGYTFIINLIPMHVLLCIVTGRYSSRLYIAYAPLVVLGTLLASLVPVVGFNAVMTSEHFASFLVFLVIHVVALVYYVKGILTPQMFKVAVTLIVSVGLIVCVAVLAVLIALVASSPTKGWSGRSLSLLDPTYASKYIPIIASVSEHQPPTWPSYFMDINVLAFLVPAGIIACFSPLSDASSFAVLYIVTSVYFSGVMVRLMLVLAPAACIISGIALSEAFDVLTRSIKYQFHDKTENPQLNSGDTSNNSRTDEVKMEKSEDSLKERSSRKNKKKAKETEKASVISQIEQRLLVLPFEASFIAIFLLILLGAFYVVHSVWAAAEAYSAPSIVLTSRSHDGLHVFDDFREAYGWLRHNTEVDDKVASWWDYGYQTTAMANRTVIVDNNTWNNTHIATVGTAMSSPEKAAWEIFNSLDVKYVLVVFGGLVGYPSDDINKFLWMVRIGGGVFPHIKEPDYLRDGQYRIDSQATPTMLNCLMYKLSYYRFVETDGKGYDRVRHTEIGKKYFKLTHFEEVFTTHHWMVRIYKLKPPRNRIRGKTKKSKTQKVIPKEVEQRKIPGISFTWYTIYQDPSVPSHLFT from the exons ATGGCGGCGCCGGAGAACCCGCAAACGTCGACCTTACGTTACGCGTTTGGAAATGTGTTGTCGATCTTTATTCTGTTGCTCATCGGCGTTCTGGCTTTCTCGATCCGTCTCTTTTCC GTGATTAAGTACGAGAGTGTAATTCATGAATTTGATCCGTATTTCAACTATAGAGTCACTCAG TATCTTATAAAAACTGGAGTATATGACTTTTGGAATTGGTTTGATGACCGGACATG GTATCCGCTAGGGCGGGTGATTGGAGGTACTGTCTACCCAGGTCTTACATTGACTGCTGGTGCATTGTGGAA GATATTGAACTCATTGAATATCCCTTTGTCTGTGGAGACTGTCTGCGTATTCACTGCCCCTATTTTTTCAGCGTTTGCTTCTTGGGCTGCATACCTTTTGACAAAG GAAGTCAAAGGTGTTGGAGCTGGACTGACTGCTGCAGCACTTTTGGCCATG GTTCCATCATATATATCTCGGTCTGTGGCTGGAAGCTATGACAATGAAGCTGTAGCTATATTTGCTTTGATCTTCACTTTCTATCTCTATGTAAAG ACATTGAACACAGGATCTCTTTTTTATGCTACACTAAACGCAATGGCGTACTTTTACATG GTTTGCTCTTGGGGAGGGTATACATTTATTATAAATCTTATTCCAATGCATGTGCTTCTGTGCATTGTTACTGGTCGCTACTCTTCACGCCTCTATATTGCCTATGCTCCACTT GTCGTCTTGGGGACATTATTGGcatctttggttccagttgtagGTTTTAATGCTGTCATGACATCAGAGCATTTTGCATCATTTTTG GTTTTCTTAGTGATACATGTCGTAGCTCTTGTATATTACGTCAAAGGAATCCTCACTCCCCAAATGTTCAAAGTAGCTGTTACTCTAATCGTATCAGTGGGCCT GATTGTCTGTGTTGCTGTTTTAGCAGTACTAATAGCATTGGTAGCTTCCAGCCCTACAAAAGGTTGGAGCGGAAGAAGTCTGAGCCTTCTGGATCC AACATATGCAAGCAAGTACATACCAATTATAGCCAGTGTTAGCGAGCATCAACCTCCTACATGGCCGTCCTACTTTATGGATATCAACGTTTTGGCATTTTTGGTTCCAGCTGGCATTATT GCGTGCTTTTCACCGCTCTCTGATGCTAGCTCTTTCGCAGTCCTTTATATAGTTACATCAGTATATTTTTCTGGTGTCATG GTGCGCTTAATGCTTGTGCTAGCTCCAGCAGCTTGCATAATTTCTGGAATTGCTCTTTCTGAGGCTTTTGATGTTCTTACTCGATCCATTAAATATCAGTTCCATGACAAAACAGAAAACCCCCAGCTCAAT TCAGGGGATACTAGTAACAATTCACGAACTGATGAAGTGAAGATGGAGAAAAGTGAAGATTCATTAAAGGAACGATCTTCAAGAAAGAACAAGAAGAAAGCAAAAGAGACAGAGAAGGCTTCTGTCATATCCCAGATTGAACAGAGGCTTTTGGTTTTACCGTTTGAAGCTTCTTTCATTGCTATCTTCTTACTTATCTTGCTGGGTGCATTTTATGTG GTCCATTCTGTCTGGGCTGCGGCTGAGGCTTATTCTGCGCCCTCCATTGTGCTGACCTCTCGTTCTCATGATGGCCTTCACGTCTTTGATGACTTTAGAGAGGCTTATGGTTGGTTGCGCCATAACACTGAGGTGGATGATAAA GTTGCATCATGGTGGGATTATGGTTACCAAACTACTGCTATGGCTAACCGTACAGTTATTGTTGACAATAATACCTGGAACAATACTCATATTGCAACTGTTGGTACCGCCATGTCCTCTCCTGAAAAGGCAGCATGGGAAATTTTCAACTCATTGGATGTAAAATATGTTCTTGTCGTTTTTGGAG GCCTTGTTGGTTACCCAAGTGATGACATCAATAAGTTCTTGTGGATGGTTCGAATAGGAGGAGGTGTATTTCCTCACATAAAGGAACCTGATTATTTG AGAGATGGTCAGTACCGGATAGATTCTCAAGCCACTCCAACTATGCTAAACTGTCTCATGTACAAACTTTCATATTACAG GTTTGTAGAGACAGATGGAAAGGGCTATGACAGGGTGAGGCATACTGAAATTgggaaaaaatatttcaaacttaCCCACTTTGAAGAG GTATTCACCACTCACCATTGGATGGTCCGGATATACAAATTAAAACCGCCAAGGAATAGAATTCGTGGGAAGACCAAGAAATCTAAGACG CAGAAAGTTATTCCAAAAGAAGTGGAGCAAAGAAAAATCCCTGGCATTAGCTTCACTTGGTACACTATTTATCAAGATCCATCTGTACCATCGCACCTTTTTACTTGA
- the LOC140816221 gene encoding dolichyl-diphosphooligosaccharide--protein glycosyltransferase subunit STT3A-like isoform X2: MAAPENPQTSTLRYAFGNVLSIFILLLIGVLAFSIRLFSVIKYESVIHEFDPYFNYRVTQYLIKTGVYDFWNWFDDRTWYPLGRVIGGTVYPGLTLTAGALWKILNSLNIPLSVETVCVFTAPIFSAFASWAAYLLTKEVKGVGAGLTAAALLAMVPSYISRSVAGSYDNEAVAIFALIFTFYLYVKTLNTGSLFYATLNAMAYFYMVCSWGGYTFIINLIPMHVLLCIVTGRYSSRLYIAYAPLVVLGTLLASLVPVVGFNAVMTSEHFASFLVFLVIHVVALVYYVKGILTPQMFKVAVTLIVSVGLIVCVAVLAVLIALVASSPTKGWSGRSLSLLDPTYASKYIPIIASVSEHQPPTWPSYFMDINVLAFLVPAGIIACFSPLSDASSFAVLYIVTSVYFSGVMVRLMLVLAPAACIISGIALSEAFDVLTRSIKYQFHDKTENPQLNSGDTSNNSRTDEVKMEKSEDSLKERSSRKNKKKAKETEKASVISQIEQRLLVLPFEASFIAIFLLILLGAFYVVHSVWAAAEAYSAPSIVLTSRSHDGLHVFDDFREAYGWLRHNTEVDDKVASWWDYGYQTTAMANRTVIVDNNTWNNTHIATVGTAMSSPEKAAWEIFNSLDVKYVLVVFGGLVGYPSDDINKFLWMVRIGGGVFPHIKEPDYLRDGQYRIDSQATPTMLNCLMYKLSYYRFVETDGKGYDRVRHTEIGKKYFKLTHFEEVFTTHHWMVRIYKLKPPRNRIRGKTKKSKTVKSYSKRSGAKKNPWH, from the exons ATGGCGGCGCCGGAGAACCCGCAAACGTCGACCTTACGTTACGCGTTTGGAAATGTGTTGTCGATCTTTATTCTGTTGCTCATCGGCGTTCTGGCTTTCTCGATCCGTCTCTTTTCC GTGATTAAGTACGAGAGTGTAATTCATGAATTTGATCCGTATTTCAACTATAGAGTCACTCAG TATCTTATAAAAACTGGAGTATATGACTTTTGGAATTGGTTTGATGACCGGACATG GTATCCGCTAGGGCGGGTGATTGGAGGTACTGTCTACCCAGGTCTTACATTGACTGCTGGTGCATTGTGGAA GATATTGAACTCATTGAATATCCCTTTGTCTGTGGAGACTGTCTGCGTATTCACTGCCCCTATTTTTTCAGCGTTTGCTTCTTGGGCTGCATACCTTTTGACAAAG GAAGTCAAAGGTGTTGGAGCTGGACTGACTGCTGCAGCACTTTTGGCCATG GTTCCATCATATATATCTCGGTCTGTGGCTGGAAGCTATGACAATGAAGCTGTAGCTATATTTGCTTTGATCTTCACTTTCTATCTCTATGTAAAG ACATTGAACACAGGATCTCTTTTTTATGCTACACTAAACGCAATGGCGTACTTTTACATG GTTTGCTCTTGGGGAGGGTATACATTTATTATAAATCTTATTCCAATGCATGTGCTTCTGTGCATTGTTACTGGTCGCTACTCTTCACGCCTCTATATTGCCTATGCTCCACTT GTCGTCTTGGGGACATTATTGGcatctttggttccagttgtagGTTTTAATGCTGTCATGACATCAGAGCATTTTGCATCATTTTTG GTTTTCTTAGTGATACATGTCGTAGCTCTTGTATATTACGTCAAAGGAATCCTCACTCCCCAAATGTTCAAAGTAGCTGTTACTCTAATCGTATCAGTGGGCCT GATTGTCTGTGTTGCTGTTTTAGCAGTACTAATAGCATTGGTAGCTTCCAGCCCTACAAAAGGTTGGAGCGGAAGAAGTCTGAGCCTTCTGGATCC AACATATGCAAGCAAGTACATACCAATTATAGCCAGTGTTAGCGAGCATCAACCTCCTACATGGCCGTCCTACTTTATGGATATCAACGTTTTGGCATTTTTGGTTCCAGCTGGCATTATT GCGTGCTTTTCACCGCTCTCTGATGCTAGCTCTTTCGCAGTCCTTTATATAGTTACATCAGTATATTTTTCTGGTGTCATG GTGCGCTTAATGCTTGTGCTAGCTCCAGCAGCTTGCATAATTTCTGGAATTGCTCTTTCTGAGGCTTTTGATGTTCTTACTCGATCCATTAAATATCAGTTCCATGACAAAACAGAAAACCCCCAGCTCAAT TCAGGGGATACTAGTAACAATTCACGAACTGATGAAGTGAAGATGGAGAAAAGTGAAGATTCATTAAAGGAACGATCTTCAAGAAAGAACAAGAAGAAAGCAAAAGAGACAGAGAAGGCTTCTGTCATATCCCAGATTGAACAGAGGCTTTTGGTTTTACCGTTTGAAGCTTCTTTCATTGCTATCTTCTTACTTATCTTGCTGGGTGCATTTTATGTG GTCCATTCTGTCTGGGCTGCGGCTGAGGCTTATTCTGCGCCCTCCATTGTGCTGACCTCTCGTTCTCATGATGGCCTTCACGTCTTTGATGACTTTAGAGAGGCTTATGGTTGGTTGCGCCATAACACTGAGGTGGATGATAAA GTTGCATCATGGTGGGATTATGGTTACCAAACTACTGCTATGGCTAACCGTACAGTTATTGTTGACAATAATACCTGGAACAATACTCATATTGCAACTGTTGGTACCGCCATGTCCTCTCCTGAAAAGGCAGCATGGGAAATTTTCAACTCATTGGATGTAAAATATGTTCTTGTCGTTTTTGGAG GCCTTGTTGGTTACCCAAGTGATGACATCAATAAGTTCTTGTGGATGGTTCGAATAGGAGGAGGTGTATTTCCTCACATAAAGGAACCTGATTATTTG AGAGATGGTCAGTACCGGATAGATTCTCAAGCCACTCCAACTATGCTAAACTGTCTCATGTACAAACTTTCATATTACAG GTTTGTAGAGACAGATGGAAAGGGCTATGACAGGGTGAGGCATACTGAAATTgggaaaaaatatttcaaacttaCCCACTTTGAAGAG GTATTCACCACTCACCATTGGATGGTCCGGATATACAAATTAAAACCGCCAAGGAATAGAATTCGTGGGAAGACCAAGAAATCTAAGACGGTTA AAAGTTATTCCAAAAGAAGTGGAGCAAAGAAAAATCCCTGGCATTAG
- the LOC140824428 gene encoding xyloglucan endotransglucosylase protein 7-like, translated as MAISVVLRLPFLVLFSIVSIYLSLVEGKFKNTMFCNWGAHHSALQGNGDDVTLVLDQESGSGIESNTTFLFGTFEMQIKLVPGNSAGTVTAYYLSSIGEKHDEIDFEFLGNVSGQPYTIHTNIFSQGCGGREQQFHPWFDPTADFHNYTIYWSPSQVIWYVDRVPIRVYNNYLKDGIPFPNLQEMRVYSSLWNADSWATRGGLDKIDWQNSPFVAELRNFRASACNYDERPPPSMNIIEYDTMIYRSELDEDEYGAMKALRKKHMIYDYCEDVKRYRGLFPGDCFMPQH; from the exons ATGGCGATATCTGTTGTCTTGCGCTTACCGTTTCTCGTATTGTTTTCGATAGTGTCGATATATTTAAGTTTGGTGGAGGGTAAGTTCAAGAACACGATGTTCTGTAACTGGGGAGCTCACCATTCTGCTTTACAGGGGAATGGGGACGATGTTACTCTAGTCCTGGATCAAGAATCCG GTTCTGGAATAGAATCCAATACAACATTTCTATTTGGAACTTTTGAGATGCAGATAAAATTGGTGCCTGGAAACTCAGCCGGAACCGTCACAGCTTACTAT TTGTCTTCCATTGGTGAAAAACACGATGAAATAGACTTTGAATTTCTAGGAAACGTATCGGGACAGCCCTACACCATCCATACAAACATATTTTCTCAAGGATGCGGCGGCAGAGAACAGCAGTTTCATCCCTGGTTCGACCCAACTGCGGACTTCCACAACTACACTATATATTGGAGCCCATCTCAAGTAAT ATGGTATGTTGACAGAGTCCCCATAAGGGTATACAATAACTATCTGAAAGATGGAATCCCGTTCCCAAATCTTCAAGAGATGAGGGTATACTCCAGTCTTTGGAACGCCGATAGCTGGGCAACACGAGGTGGGCTTGACAAAATTGATTGGCAAAACTCCCCCTTCGTAGCCGAGCTGCGCAATTTTAGAGCAAGTGCGTGCAACTATGATGAGAGACCGCCCCCAAGTATGAATATCATCGAGTATGATACAATGATTTACCGCTCGGAGCTGGATGAAGACGAGTACGGAGCTATGAAAGCACTCAGAAAGAAACATATGATATACGATTACTGCGAAGATGTGAAACGATACCGTGGACTATTTCCTGGAGATTGTTTCATGCCACAACACTGA
- the LOC140816237 gene encoding protein SPEAR3-like, with amino-acid sequence MGSNYFGSDANGRSCVAGMSSSSRSKGKKNGSDKPKQPQRGLGVAQLEKIRLHYQMECNYLPTFHYPFAQNFIQEDMGLQTSVVFAFAFLWCSGILPSNDGIARF; translated from the exons ATGGGAAGCAACTATTTTGGATCGGATGCAAATGGTAGATCATGTGTAGCAGGAATGTCTTCATCATCAAGATCAAAAGGGAAAAAGAACGGTTCGGATAAGCCTAAACAGCCACAGAGAGGACTTGGAGTTGCTCAGCTTGAGAAGATTAGGTTACATTATCAGATGGAATGCAATTATCTTCCTACATTTCATTACCCTTTTGCCCAGAATTTCATCcag GAGGACATGGGATTGCAAACTTCCGTCGTCTTCGCCTTCGCCTTCTTATGGTGTTCCGGGATCTTACCGAGCAATG atgGGATTGCCAGATTTTGA